GTTTGAATCAAAATCATATAAACTggtataactcatttaataattggTAATTTTGTAGTAAAGACACAAATTTAATTCGaattaacccatttaataatctTACTATTAatctatttgtatttttaattcatttaacttatatttgactcattttaaatttatttttaaataaataaatcaattaaattataaacatatacaaatatttggataaaatgTGAGGACATAATTGTCAccttataaaaaatcatttattttttataaaattgaataaataaattttctaatgGTTATGAATTTGAATAGTGTCCATATTTaggttcatttatttttatgcaaTTGTATGAACAATTTAGACCGCCCATCTTATTTGAAAAGGCAATTCATGTGAAATTTTAATGTCAGGGCAACCTATTTTATTTAGGCTCTCCTTTTTGTCCATGTTTCCATAGAAACATCCTTTATTTAAAGAACATAGAAAGCGtataaaatcataaatgcaCCTACCCAGCTGGACATTTATCttctatttttcactttttgtttCTTCCCACCCCCCAATATTCGGAAGATTTAAATGCTGATAAGTGAAAggatgtaaaagaaaatttaaaagttcCATTTGTCTTTTCCATATCATTTTATATgacataatttaattaagtcaataaataaaaatgtaattaattaTTGGATGGGACAATGTTGGTCAGGTCTAAGGCCTAGCTTCAACTTGGCCTCCCATATTGGTGTGATAGAGTACCAAACCATTTAGAGGATGAGTAGGGTTTTTCATGTTGTATTTtggaacatttttttattttttttattttttatttttggaataaaaataagaagtataGCTGGTGAGGACTTAATTTCTCATATTCACAAACAAACAAAGCATATTAACTATGATGAGCTGTTATAGTAAATGGTAAAAAGATAGGTTGAAGTGAGAAGGTAACATAAATAAATGAGGTGGCAATAATCTACGtggaattaataataataaactataGTGAGAGAGGGTAAAGGTGGGAAATGGAAGGGAAGCTTATTCCTTGGATTGTACTTTTGTAGGATTTCAAAACCAACTCTATCTGCAGCAGCGCGTGTGGCGTAACTTCCTCTTTAGTTCGGATTTCTAAATGGTGTCGCCATGAATTATAACTATTAACTAttgttttatttactatttttttattttcatttttagaaaatttattattattgttggtGTTGTTTAATAAGACTATAATAAATGCCCAGCAACACTGACAAATCAGCTGCCTGGTGTCACTCCCTCTTGTCTTCCTCTATAAAGCGGCGACCCCTACCCAAAAATTTAACCTGCGCACCAACCCCCCATGGACAAAACCGTCGGCGATCCTTGGAAATCGGATACCGGCCTTTTTCGGCCGCCGGAGACCCCTCGTGAGCCCATGGAATTTCTCTCTCGCTCCTGGAGCGTGTCGGCTTTGGAAGTTTCTAAGGCTCTGGCTCCTACTCAGATGCAAGCGCTTTCCAAGACGTTGAGTGGCGGCGGCGGCTTTGCCATACCGGAGGACATCGCCGGAGAGGTGGAGGAGGCGGCTATTTCTGGGAacccattttcctttgcatCTTCCGAGACCTCCCAACTCGTTATGGAACGTATAATGTCACAGTCGGTGAGTTGATATCATGGATCATGTGTGGACACAACGTGAATGGTTGCCATTGGGACTGAAACAACTTTGTTCTTTCTCAGCAGTTTccctctcgctctctctctctctttttttttttccctttccttggATTAGCTTCTGGCTTGTGAGATTTCCCCccgcttttttctttttttataaaaatattttatttatttattttctggaATAGGCGGAGTCGAACTTCCAATGGATTctagttttgttttgttgtcTAACTTTGTATTCTTGCTTGAATTGTTGTTTTCCACTTTGGTTTTCTTCTTTCTGTTTGCGCTTGAAGCCGACTCTAAAGAGTCAAATTCACTACAATCTCCCCCAACTTGGATCTTGTCTTTTATCTTCATCCATATTCTGAACTGccaattttatgagaaaaacaCTGGATATCACTGAAACTAACAGAGGGATGTGATGTGATACTCTCCATTATTATGATTTCTTCTGCAGCAATTTTGCTCCTACATGCTttcattttcctcttctttATTTGGAATTGGGTCCTCAGTTTTCaagtaatatgattattataatCACACTCACCCACAAATCCTTCGCGCTAATCATCACCATTCCATTCCATCATTAACACTCTTCATCTCTGTTACAGCAGGAGGTGTCCCCGCGCACTTCAGGCCGTCTCTCACACAGCAGTGGCCCCCTCAACGGAACTCAGAGTTGTGGCTCCTTAACGGACAGCCCCCCAGTCTCTCCCTCTGAAATCGACGATCTCAAGGTTTGTGTTGACCACCCTTTTTCCTCCGGCCACCGCCGGCATCTCACACCCAAGTTGAATTTCCCAACAGGCGTTTGGGTGAGTCAGGAAAAGGGGAGGAGCGCATTATCTCAGCTTTCTCTCTAACCAACGTCCTTTAATTGCACCCCACCCCACAGAGTATGAGTGTTGCTTCGCTTTCTCCAATGCAAAAGCTACACCACCCCTGAATCGAAACTTGGAGAAACTCTACTTCCACCACCCATTTTTCCTATTCCTCCAAATGGTCACTGTCTTGTACTCGTACCAGAGTGGAAGAAGCAAAGACTTGGGTTTCGATGGACCAATCTTCCACAGCTTGATAGAATCATAATGTTCCTTCTTCCTCTACTCCCTGTGATAGCTCAGGAAGGCGGGATGGTCACTGCAAATCCCTTTAAGATTCgcctcatttttattttctaattacgGTAGTACCACGCTTGACCCCTTAGGGTTTCATAAATCAGTGAGACTGAAGTCTCTGCTCTTCCCAAAATGCGCCGCGAGCTAGAGTGCGCACGGGGCGCAGAAACCTACTCTGCGCCCTCGTAATTAACGAACCAAAGAAACAAAGATGCGTTAGCTGGCCGTACAATTTGGAAATTGTTAAGGCTTTAATCACATCCATTAATTCTAATAGGACACACTCCTGGCTTCATCAATGACCAACACACATTCTTCAATGCAGTTTTGCCGCTCCAACAACCCTGTTAATACCCAGTACAGACCAGCCACCGCAGCCACCACTGGCAAGACCGTCGGCAGATGGCTCAAGGACCgcaaagagaagaagaaagaggagaCTAGAGCCCAGAATGCCCAGCTCCACGCCACTGTTTCTGTCGCCGGAGTGGCGGCTGCCATCGCCGCAATAGCAGCCGCCACAGCTGCCTCCTCCGGAGCCGGAAAGGACGAGCAGATGGCGAAGACCGACATGGCGGTCGCCTCCGCCGCCACTCTCGTCGCTGCCCAGTGCGTGGAGGCGGCCGAGGCAATGGGCGCCGAGCGCGAACACCTCGCTTCGGTTGTCGGATCCGCCGTCAATGTCCGATCCGCCGGCGATATCATGACCTTGACGGCCGCCGCAGCCACAggtagaatttaaaaataaaataagcttCCATGACCATGTCGCTTTCAAAAAATTGGGCAGTTAGTTTGTTGACTGACGGAAGTGCCCTTGTTGGGGCTGCAGCTCTTCGGGGGGCAGCCACATTGAAGGCAAGGGCGTTAAAGGAAGTTTGGAATATAGCAGCAGTAATTCCGGTGGATAAGGGGATGGGAATTGGTGGTGGCAACGGCAGCAATGGTAATTCTAACAGTAGTTACAGTGGTGAGCTCGTTGCTGAAGAAAACTTCCTAGGAATCTGCAGCAGAGAATTACTTGCTAGAGGCTGTGAACTTCTCAAACGCACCCGAAAAGGTATAATCATTTTATCTAATTCTGAATTACTTGTATAATTCCCTCTCACAATCATAATTCTCATACATGTGTGTTATGGTTAATAATGCAGGCGATCTTCATTGGAAAGTTGTCTCAGTTTACATCAACAGAATGGGTCAGGTGAGTAGTATTTGAATTCTTCTAATTCAAGCTAATgatcattttgattttgatcaaaTTGTTCGGGTTTACTTTTGGTGCATTCACTTTGCTTTCTTTTATTGGATTGCACTGATATCCTCTGTTCCTGCAATTATGATATTCCTTGCTCTGTAAACGCCATAACCATGAAGATAAAGTTCTGGGTCTGGGTCCACTTTTAAAGCTTGGTATTTGATCTGGGTGGATTCAGAATTTCCACAAAGCATGGTGCAGGAAGTCAAAAGTGAAATGCAAATAGCTgaagtttgttttgtttttgttgtcacAATGTAAAGGACAGGAAGCTAAATTTCTAAAGCAAACAAATCGGGTATTCTTTTGATTGCagtctttaatttttaaaactggCTTTTTGTGCAGGTGATGCTTAAGATGAAGAGCAGACATGTCGCTGGGACcatcacaaaaaagaaaaagagtaagTGATTACTTTTGTCTTTCTCTCATAATGTGAACGGAAATGGAGGTGTGGGTCTCTTATTCTTCCATTTGGGGATTAGAGAAAGGAATTGGCCATAAAGAGGGAAAAGATCTAAAGGGATCATCTTTAATACCTCTCTTTTGAATTTGCAGACGTGGTGTTGGAGGTCTGTAAAGATATGCCAGCTTGGCCTGGCCGCCACCTACTGGAGGGCGGGGAGCACCGGCGATACTTCGGACTGAAGACGATACAGCGGGGAGTTATAGAGTTTGAGTGCAGGAACCAGAGGGAGTATGATATATGGACTCACGGTGTTTCCCGGCTCCTCACCGTTGCTGGAGAAAGAAACAACAGACATAGAGTTTGAGATTTCTCAAGCGAAGAAATGAGTGGGGTACAAACTGGATAAAAACATTGGGGAAAGGTTTTCTGGCGCTTTGAACTTACCAGATGTTGTATAATTTGGTGGGgcagtgttttttcttttgttttttgggttTCTACTGTATAAAGCAGAAATTAAAGATAAGTTATCCAAATGGGTTTCTTTAATTTTGATGAGAATATGTTCATGGATTTTGTTCTTAATTTTGAACTGGAAAAGTAAAGTGTTGTGGATCGCAAAGCAAGGACACCACCATGTGTCTCAAGCTTCTCTGCTGGGGAAAGAAAAGGAGTATCTTGGACTGGGGCAGtcaaaagagaagaaaggaatCCCATTTTGAGAAAGAATAATACAGAAGATAAAGACATGCCCAATCCTATGTGCTTTGTTGATTCATGTGAGTGTTTTTTTTGCCTTTACTAGATTTTTAGGCTTACTTTAACATTTTGATTAGGTGGAAACGCTAATTGTCTTGATCTGTAATCTTTGcactttatatataataaattattgtttggATTAATTAAATGAAGAGCTTCtggaattttttgaattttgtataCTAAGATCAGACCCTTCTCCACAAATGAATGTATTGAATGACAtagaaattaaatcaaattcgGGTTATGCTCTAGTTGTTTGAACCCTGACTCTGCCCATATTAAGTTTTGAGTTAAAAAACCTAACCCAAGAGTTGAAAATAATTGTTCTACCCAGTCCAAACATTAGGTTGAGTCAGATCAATCTGTTTGAACCTCGACCCTGTCCAAATTAAGTTCGAGTTGAAAATAATTGTTCTACCCAGTCCAAACATTAGGTTGAGTCAGATCAATCCGTTCAAATTACACCCCTTTATGTACCTAAGGTCCCATGGATGTTAGAATTAGATGCCCTTTATGTTCCTAAGGTCCCATGGATGTTACAATTAGATGGTGAAAGTATGGCGCAAGGTGTCTGTTCTTTTGGTCGACCTCCTCAGCCTTACAGCTTGAGAAACGCCTTTACACTAGCAATCACTGAACGAATTCCTGAAATTTATGTAGTTCCATACAGCATTCATCAGTTGGGGCAATTTTTCATGATATTTGTCACGTTTAAGGACTCTGGCAGGCATCTTTAATCAACCCAAGTCATGATAAGAAAAATCTTCTAGTGATCGTTGCACTGTGGCACCAACAGCTTTGTGCAATTTCAAGTTGCCGTATTTTTAGTGGTGGAATGTGTAGGAAGAAGAGCGAAAGTGAGTAAAGGTGTTGGTAATGATGAAAATAGACTTACGAGTATCTCATTGATAAGATTATGGTGATGGCAGCTTCATGTGGGAAGAACATAACCTGTGAAAACTGTGGGCACCAAGACCAGTGATCATCCGGGTAGCCGCACCCAAGTGGTCCATCCGATCAGCATGACACCCGACCGGGATTTGTTATCCAAAAGGCATATGAATGGGTGGCTAGATGCTATAAAATAGAATGGTTACGTATTTTGCGCAATTCAAACAACCGTTACATGATTGATTTGCATGTCATAAATAATTGATAGTTACTAACGGTAATTCAACCTTGCATATTAAAATTGCAAtaaatgaaaatcataaggACAAGAGTAATGTAACGAGATTTCCTTGAGAACAACCCCATCAAGAGAAAGATACGTAATCTAGTTAGTACAAGAACTTTATATCAAAAATATTCTAAGCCAATTGGAGTCAGATTCGTCATGTTTTATGGAAGTCTGACAACCTTCCTCCCTTCTTTGTGTCTCTCCGAGGACCGTCTAACAATAATGAAGCTGGGTGGATTCCTTTTCTGCACAAAATGATGTTCGGATAGGTGGTCCAAGCATATCCCTCCGAAATTTAAGTCAGACAAGAATAACTCATACTGTTTAGTGGGAGAGAGTGAATTAGCGTTTATATGCGTACCTTATTTGTGTTTTTTAGAGGGTTTATATAGTATCGATGAGAATGCCACTATAGTACTAACTAAGCACTTTAAGTTTCTTCTGTAATGATGATTGTCCTGTAGGCGGTTGGACAATCATCACAATTTTGGGTGGCTAGTAGGTACCATCAACTGACGTGCCATGAGCTTAGATTGTGTGTCTACCTGTCCCCTCAGCTTGTTGATGGTCTAGGGCTATGTGCAGTAATTAATTGACATAAACTTGAGGGTTAGAAAATGTCCCATCAATCATTCACATGTCAGGTGTGAATGATCACGCCTGCCAGTGGGTCTTGATGATTTGACTGGACAGTCCTACATGTTTGGGAGTCCGACCTCCCCTTGCCGTCTGGCCCTGTAGGGGAAAGAGCCTTCTTATGTTTGGTGCCAGACGGAACTTGTCGTGATCCGGAAGGTTTGCATACTTGTACTAGACAGTCAAGGTGTCCGGGTTGGAAAAGGAACATGTGGAAGGGAGCCCCCAcaaaaaatacttcctaaagCTAACTTAGCTATTAGAGAAGTTTATTTGGACAAATATCTGGACACATTTTTCTGTTGATCCACCTAGAGTGAAGAAACTACCAAGAGGAGCGATTGTTGTGAAATGGTTTTGAAACCAAAATGTTATGATACTAGTGTTGATGCATTCTTCAAAACTCATATAGCATTACCCCTTTGGTCTGTGGTGGGAGCGGCGGTTAAGCTCAACATTTTTACAAGACAATACAAAATCCCATCAAGCCCACTACCCCCTTTTCCTCTCCAACCTTTCTCCaagtcattttccattaaaaacagaaggaaaataaagcagtagtttttaaaattgcttttaaattgaagaataaaaacaataattttggtatatatatataaagtcacAAGATTCTTCTTTTcataaagttatatattttcaagtgtttttcGAATGAATAAACTGCAAATCTTAAATCAAGTATGGGGAATTTGTTTAGTAAAAAACTTCAGAAAAACTAAAGAAcattcgaaaaaaaaaaagggtgtaaTTTAGAAATAcatcatatttgaaatttttttgctttaCTTGATGGAGATAGAACTATATTtgctttttatgatttttaaataaaaatgagcaCACCCAAGGATATTACAATAAggttataaaaacattaaaaaaaatttaggttttctttttaaaaattaactaagaAAAAGTGTGTTTCCATATGAtcgtataaaaaaaattataaaataaaaacttaaatttataaaatacaaattttaagcaattatataaaaataattaatatttcatatacTTTTTGGTCAAATGTACTATATTTGATTATTCAACTACTacattttaatgatataggtatCATCTTTAGATACTATCTTTGATTGATGATTATATCCTAAGTACTACCTTTAACCAATGAGTGCATAGTACATACTATTTTTTATGTGAGtacatgaaatttgaattatttttgtaagtttcacatttgtttttaaaaaccgcTTTCAGACAACATAAATAacgttatatatttttaaaaacagatttAAACTGTATTGAAACAACACAAACAGtgttacaaaaatttaaataaagaaaactcATTTTAAATCACATCACAAAATaggttcaaaattttgaaaatattccaTGGCTTCTCATACTTATCCAATAGCATGCTCATGTGAAAATTCAAGGACAGTCTCAGCCAGTCCTGTAATTTGCAGCACCATGCCAAAGAAACACAAAATCTGAAAATCTTTCGAAAGTCTTAACATTTGCTCTTCTTGCAAACAGGAAAAGGGCATTATTCGTACTTGGTACCAGCTGTGAAAAATCTGGAAAGCCTGTACATGGAACTACGAGCAATCAAAGAGCTTGCATGCATGTTATAAATCAGACTCAGATATAGGCCAGCTCCCTGAACATACAATACAAAGCAAAGACATTGAAGAAAATAGGATTCTAGCTGTCGGAAGCAGTTAAGATATTAATGAGAGcaatgaagagattgaggataTCCAAGTAAAGGGAAACTGCAGCCCAGATGAAGTCATCGTATTCGTAGCGCTTGATCATGTTGTCAGTGTCGTATATGATGAATCCAGAGAATATGATGGCGCCCAAGCACCCGAATATCATTGTCGACAACTTTCCCATTGGGAAAAACATCTGTTTGTTGAAAATGGTTCCCAATTCCAAATTTAGGAGAGCTAAAAAGgattgaaaaaaacaaataaaataacttcaaaAAGTCCCACAAACCTGAATCATGCTAAAAACAAGGAGCACCAGGAGGGAGGCAAACAGAAAGGGCCCAAGAAAGCTGAAATCGTGGCCTCTCTTTGCAGCCCAGAATGTGTAGAGGGTCAGACCAATGGTCACTACACTGGTTAAAATTGCAGCCTCCAAAATAATCTTCCCTGTTGGTAGCAAAACCCCACAAATTATTCATCATCaaagctttttatttatttatttactcttaACAATGTCCAATGCTTGATATGACTTTCAATAATGACAAACATGGTACCCATTCCCTAACATTGACAATGCCTAACAAccatttctcagcaaccaaacaaaaggTTTGGCTCACATTTGTATAAATACCAAGGGATTTCTACACACGCAACCAAACtagatgatatcattttttttcagcACAAGAAAGAAAGGGATTAgaattttgaacaaaaatcataaaaaatccattccgaaaagtaaaaaagatataatctttaataatttttcgcAGAGAAGATAAAGATTCAAACAACCAAGATAAGATTATAGCATTTGTTTTTGTTACCTTTAACGAAGGCACAACTCAAGCCCATGGTGAAGGCCATGGTGAGCGTAAACATCCCAAGAAGAATGAGATTCACAGGATGACGCTTGTGAAAAGCCGCCAATGCACACATTACTATATCGTTCacaaaaaggaataaaaatgaGAACATTTCCCAAATAAAATTGTAAGAACATCGAAAGCAAGCATGCAAGGTGATACATACGTATCAACGAAAGGACCACAATGAATAGGTAGAGGCCTAGGCCGGCCCTGTTGTGGACCATGAAGTCTGATATTGGATCGACTACGACGACAATGGCGGCAACCACGACGGTCAGAAGCAGTTGCATGGACAATATGGCATAAACCTTTCGAATGAAAGCCCAACGCATCGGCGGGCTCTCAAGCATCATGGGGTAGAGGTGGCCTTCACCCCCCGTTTCAATATCacctttgcttctctttggcgACATTGTTGCCGGAATTCAGAAAACTATGAAGAGACGATGAATTTGGTGGAACTGAGAAAAGGGTCAGATTCTGATTAACACAGGATGATGAGAGGAAAAGGTTTAAAGTCTTTTCCTCGCCCTTTCCTCAATTCAGGTGAAATTTCAGCGATGGatgtaaaattttgatttggtttgttGTGTGAATATATGGGTGGCGGATTCTAGGAAAGAGAGGagaaatttctaaatttagag
This region of Vitis vinifera cultivar Pinot Noir 40024 chromosome 5, ASM3070453v1 genomic DNA includes:
- the LOC100256307 gene encoding VAN3-binding protein isoform X1, with product MDKTVGDPWKSDTGLFRPPETPREPMEFLSRSWSVSALEVSKALAPTQMQALSKTLSGGGGFAIPEDIAGEVEEAAISGNPFSFASSETSQLVMERIMSQSQEVSPRTSGRLSHSSGPLNGTQSCGSLTDSPPVSPSEIDDLKFCRSNNPVNTQYRPATAATTGKTVGRWLKDRKEKKKEETRAQNAQLHATVSVAGVAAAIAAIAAATAASSGAGKDEQMAKTDMAVASAATLVAAQCVEAAEAMGAEREHLASVVGSAVNVRSAGDIMTLTAAAATALRGAATLKARALKEVWNIAAVIPVDKGMGIGGGNGSNGNSNSSYSGELVAEENFLGICSRELLARGCELLKRTRKGDLHWKVVSVYINRMGQVMLKMKSRHVAGTITKKKKNVVLEVCKDMPAWPGRHLLEGGEHRRYFGLKTIQRGVIEFECRNQREYDIWTHGVSRLLTVAGERNNRHRV
- the LOC100251154 gene encoding protein LIFEGUARD 4, which encodes MSPKRSKGDIETGGEGHLYPMMLESPPMRWAFIRKVYAILSMQLLLTVVVAAIVVVVDPISDFMVHNRAGLGLYLFIVVLSLILMCALAAFHKRHPVNLILLGMFTLTMAFTMGLSCAFVKGKIILEAAILTSVVTIGLTLYTFWAAKRGHDFSFLGPFLFASLLVLLVFSMIQMFFPMGKLSTMIFGCLGAIIFSGFIIYDTDNMIKRYEYDDFIWAAVSLYLDILNLFIALINILTASDS
- the LOC100256307 gene encoding VAN3-binding protein isoform X3, producing MISSAAILLLHAFIFLFFIWNWVLSFQEVSPRTSGRLSHSSGPLNGTQSCGSLTDSPPVSPSEIDDLKFCRSNNPVNTQYRPATAATTGKTVGRWLKDRKEKKKEETRAQNAQLHATVSVAGVAAAIAAIAAATAASSGAGKDEQMAKTDMAVASAATLVAAQCVEAAEAMGAEREHLASVVGSAVNVRSAGDIMTLTAAAATALRGAATLKARALKEVWNIAAVIPVDKGMGIGGGNGSNGNSNSSYSGELVAEENFLGICSRELLARGCELLKRTRKGDLHWKVVSVYINRMGQVMLKMKSRHVAGTITKKKKNVVLEVCKDMPAWPGRHLLEGGEHRRYFGLKTIQRGVIEFECRNQREYDIWTHGVSRLLTVAGERNNRHRV
- the LOC100256307 gene encoding VAN3-binding protein isoform X2, translating into MDKTVGDPWKSDTGLFRPPETPREPMEFLSRSWSVSALEVSKALAPTQMQALSKTLSGGGGFAIPEDIAGEVEEAAISGNPFSFASSETSQLVMERIMSQSEVSPRTSGRLSHSSGPLNGTQSCGSLTDSPPVSPSEIDDLKFCRSNNPVNTQYRPATAATTGKTVGRWLKDRKEKKKEETRAQNAQLHATVSVAGVAAAIAAIAAATAASSGAGKDEQMAKTDMAVASAATLVAAQCVEAAEAMGAEREHLASVVGSAVNVRSAGDIMTLTAAAATALRGAATLKARALKEVWNIAAVIPVDKGMGIGGGNGSNGNSNSSYSGELVAEENFLGICSRELLARGCELLKRTRKGDLHWKVVSVYINRMGQVMLKMKSRHVAGTITKKKKNVVLEVCKDMPAWPGRHLLEGGEHRRYFGLKTIQRGVIEFECRNQREYDIWTHGVSRLLTVAGERNNRHRV